In Fusobacterium russii ATCC 25533, the following proteins share a genomic window:
- the gyrB gene encoding DNA topoisomerase (ATP-hydrolyzing) subunit B, with amino-acid sequence MSDYKAQNITVLEGLEAVRKRPGMYIGTTSERGLHHLVWEIIDNSVDEALAGYCDKIEIKILPDNIIEVIDNGRGIPTDIHPKYNKSAMEIVLTVLHAGGKFENDNYTVSGGLHGVGVSVVNALSEWLEVEVKRNGFVYYQKYNRGKPEEDVKIIGETTEHGTTVRFKADYLIFETLIYNYFTLSNRLKELAYLNSGLTIVLSDFRKTEKKEEVYKYEGGLLDFLEEITKDSQKIIDKPFFAIGKQDNVSVEITFTYSTSQNETIYSFVNNINTHEGGTHVQGFRTALTKVINDVGKAQGLIKDKDGKLMGNDIREGLVGIVSTKIPQPQFEGQTKGKLGNSEIVGIVNSVVSSNLKIFLEDNPSITKLIIEKILNSKKAREAAQRAREAVLRKSPLEIGSLPGKLADCSSKKPEECEIFIVEGDSAGGSAKQGRDRYNQAILPLRGKIINVEKAGLHKSLESSEIRAMVTAFGTNIGETFDISKLRYGKIILMTDADVDGAHIRTLILTFLYRYMTDLIHAGNIYIACPPLYKVSSGKQIIYAYNDMELKNILSDMNMENKKYSIQRYKGLGEMNPEQLWETTMDPDARLLLKVSIDNAREADILFDKLMGDKVEPRREFIEEHAEYVKNIDI; translated from the coding sequence AGCACAGAATATAACAGTTTTAGAAGGACTTGAAGCTGTTAGAAAAAGACCAGGAATGTATATAGGAACAACTTCAGAAAGAGGATTACATCATCTTGTTTGGGAAATAATAGACAATTCGGTTGATGAAGCTTTAGCAGGATATTGCGACAAAATAGAAATTAAAATTCTTCCAGACAATATTATAGAAGTAATAGATAATGGAAGAGGGATACCGACAGATATCCATCCTAAATATAATAAATCTGCTATGGAAATAGTTCTTACGGTTTTACATGCTGGTGGAAAGTTTGAAAATGATAATTATACAGTTTCAGGAGGACTACATGGAGTTGGAGTTTCCGTAGTAAATGCTCTATCTGAATGGTTGGAAGTGGAAGTTAAAAGAAATGGATTTGTATACTATCAAAAATATAATAGAGGGAAACCGGAAGAAGATGTAAAAATTATAGGAGAAACAACTGAACATGGAACTACAGTTAGATTTAAAGCCGATTATCTTATATTCGAAACATTAATTTATAACTATTTTACTTTGTCAAACAGATTAAAAGAATTAGCTTATTTAAATAGTGGTCTTACAATTGTTTTATCTGATTTTAGAAAGACTGAGAAAAAGGAAGAAGTCTATAAATATGAAGGAGGGCTTTTGGACTTCTTGGAAGAAATAACAAAAGACAGTCAAAAAATAATAGATAAGCCTTTTTTTGCAATAGGAAAACAAGATAATGTGAGTGTTGAAATAACTTTTACATATAGCACTTCACAAAATGAAACAATATATTCTTTTGTTAATAATATAAATACTCATGAGGGAGGAACTCATGTCCAAGGTTTTAGAACAGCTCTTACAAAAGTAATAAATGATGTTGGTAAAGCTCAAGGCCTAATCAAAGATAAAGATGGAAAACTTATGGGAAACGATATAAGAGAAGGTCTTGTTGGAATAGTTTCTACAAAAATTCCACAACCACAATTTGAAGGACAGACAAAAGGAAAATTAGGAAACTCTGAAATCGTAGGAATAGTTAATAGTGTTGTGTCAAGTAATCTAAAGATATTTTTAGAAGATAATCCTTCAATAACAAAATTAATAATTGAAAAAATATTAAATTCAAAAAAAGCAAGAGAAGCGGCTCAAAGAGCAAGAGAAGCAGTTTTAAGAAAATCTCCTTTAGAAATAGGCTCTCTTCCAGGAAAATTAGCAGATTGTTCTTCTAAAAAACCAGAAGAATGTGAAATTTTCATAGTTGAAGGAGATTCTGCTGGCGGTTCTGCAAAACAGGGAAGGGACAGATATAATCAAGCTATATTACCTCTTAGAGGAAAAATAATAAATGTAGAAAAAGCAGGCCTGCACAAGTCTTTGGAGAGCTCTGAAATAAGAGCTATGGTAACAGCTTTCGGAACAAATATTGGAGAAACTTTTGATATTTCTAAGTTAAGATATGGTAAAATAATTCTTATGACAGATGCTGATGTTGATGGAGCTCATATTAGAACATTAATACTTACTTTCCTTTATAGATATATGACAGATTTGATTCATGCTGGCAATATTTATATAGCTTGTCCACCTTTATACAAAGTAAGCTCTGGAAAACAGATAATATATGCTTATAATGATATGGAATTAAAAAATATTCTATCAGATATGAATATGGAAAATAAAAAATATAGTATTCAAAGATATAAAGGTTTAGGTGAAATGAATCCTGAACAACTCTGGGAAACAACTATGGACCCCGATGCGAGATTACTATTAAAAGTTTCAATTGACAATGCAAGAGAGGCAGATATTCTCTTTGATAAACTTATGGGAGATAAAGTCGAGCCAAGAAGAGAATTTATAGAAGAACATGCTGAATATGTAAAAAATATAGATATATAA
- the gyrA gene encoding DNA gyrase subunit A, with product MSTNISNRYIEEELKESYLDYSMSVIISRALPDIRDGLKPVHRRILFAMNELGMTNDKPFKKSARIVGEVLGKYHPHGDAPVYGSMVRMAQDFNYRYLLVEGHGNFGSIDGDSAAAMRYTEARMAKITNELLDDIDKDTIDFRKNFDDSLDEPTVLPARLPNLLLNGATGIAVGMATNIPPHNLGELVDGILAIIENKDIDVLELTQYIKGPDFPTGAIIDGRAGIIEAYKTGRGKIKVRGKVNIEEQKNGKSNIIITEIPYQLNKASLIEKIANLAREKKITEISDLRDESNREGIRILIELKKGEEPELVLNKLYKYTELQSTFGVIMLSLVNNVPRILNLKEMLVEYIKHRFNVITRRTKFDLDKAEKRAHILKGYQIALTNIDRIIELIRASSDGTVAREQLIEKYGFSDIQARSILDMKLQRLTGLEREKIDLEYQEIEKLIIKLKEILEDENKVYEIMKNELIDIKEKYGDKRRTTIEEERLEILPEDLIKDEEIIITYTNKGYVKRIEASKYKAQRRGGKGVSGLNTIEDDFAEKIISASTLDTMMIFTDKGKVYNIRAYEIPDLSKQSRGRLIGNIINISEGEKVRDVITIKEFDSKKEIVFITKNGLIKKTSLGEFKNINSSGLISIKLREDDDIIYVGLIEDVEKEEILIATQKGYCTRFLTDSIRETGRNTMGVKAITLRDDDIVVSAMTIKNPETDILTITENGYGKRTRLDEYPQYNRGGKGLKNMKCTEKTGNIVSVLEVSEDEELICITSNGVVIRISIDGISRFGRVSQGVRIMRVSDEEKVASITKIKKEEETLEE from the coding sequence ATGTCTACAAATATAAGTAATAGATACATAGAGGAAGAGTTAAAAGAATCCTATTTAGATTACTCTATGAGTGTAATTATAAGTCGTGCTTTACCAGATATAAGAGATGGTTTAAAACCTGTTCATAGAAGAATACTTTTTGCTATGAATGAATTGGGAATGACTAATGATAAACCTTTTAAAAAATCAGCAAGAATAGTCGGAGAGGTTTTAGGAAAGTACCATCCACATGGAGATGCCCCAGTTTATGGAAGTATGGTGAGAATGGCTCAAGATTTCAACTATAGATATTTATTGGTTGAAGGTCATGGAAATTTTGGTTCCATAGATGGAGATTCTGCGGCGGCAATGAGATATACAGAAGCAAGAATGGCAAAAATAACAAATGAACTTTTGGATGATATAGATAAAGATACTATTGATTTTAGAAAAAATTTCGATGATTCATTGGATGAACCCACAGTTCTTCCTGCCAGATTACCCAATCTTCTTTTAAATGGAGCAACAGGGATAGCAGTTGGAATGGCAACAAATATTCCACCACATAATTTAGGCGAACTGGTGGATGGTATATTAGCAATAATAGAAAATAAAGATATAGATGTTTTAGAATTAACTCAATATATAAAAGGGCCAGATTTTCCAACAGGTGCAATTATAGATGGAAGAGCTGGGATAATAGAGGCTTATAAAACAGGTAGAGGCAAGATAAAAGTAAGAGGAAAAGTAAATATTGAAGAGCAAAAAAATGGAAAATCTAATATTATAATTACAGAGATTCCTTATCAATTAAATAAAGCCTCTCTTATTGAAAAAATAGCAAATTTAGCTCGTGAAAAAAAGATAACGGAAATTTCGGATTTAAGAGATGAATCAAATAGAGAAGGAATAAGAATATTAATAGAATTAAAAAAAGGTGAAGAGCCTGAATTAGTTTTAAATAAATTATATAAATATACAGAACTTCAATCAACATTTGGAGTTATAATGTTATCTTTAGTAAATAATGTTCCTAGAATTTTAAACTTAAAGGAAATGCTTGTTGAATATATAAAACACAGATTTAATGTCATAACAAGAAGGACAAAATTTGATTTAGATAAAGCTGAAAAAAGGGCACATATTTTGAAAGGTTATCAAATAGCTTTAACAAATATAGATAGAATAATAGAACTTATAAGAGCATCTTCAGATGGTACTGTTGCAAGAGAGCAATTAATAGAGAAGTATGGATTTTCTGATATTCAAGCCAGATCTATTTTAGATATGAAATTGCAAAGATTAACAGGCCTTGAAAGAGAAAAAATAGACTTAGAATATCAAGAGATAGAAAAATTAATAATAAAATTGAAAGAAATATTAGAAGATGAAAATAAAGTTTATGAAATTATGAAAAATGAATTGATAGATATAAAAGAAAAATATGGGGATAAAAGAAGAACTACAATTGAAGAAGAAAGACTTGAAATTCTTCCAGAAGATTTGATAAAAGATGAAGAAATAATAATAACATATACTAATAAAGGCTATGTAAAGAGAATAGAAGCAAGTAAATATAAGGCACAAAGAAGAGGCGGAAAAGGAGTATCGGGACTTAATACTATAGAAGATGATTTTGCAGAAAAAATAATCTCAGCCTCTACTCTTGATACTATGATGATATTTACAGATAAAGGAAAAGTTTATAATATAAGAGCTTATGAAATTCCTGATTTATCTAAGCAATCAAGAGGAAGATTAATAGGTAACATAATAAATATCTCTGAAGGTGAAAAAGTAAGGGATGTAATTACTATAAAAGAATTTGATTCTAAAAAGGAAATAGTATTTATAACTAAAAATGGTTTAATTAAGAAAACTTCTTTAGGAGAATTCAAAAACATAAATAGTTCAGGATTAATATCTATAAAATTGAGAGAAGATGATGATATTATATATGTTGGACTTATAGAAGATGTTGAAAAAGAAGAAATATTGATAGCTACACAAAAAGGTTATTGTACAAGATTCTTAACAGACAGTATAAGAGAAACAGGAAGAAATACTATGGGAGTTAAGGCGATAACTTTGAGAGATGATGATATAGTAGTTTCAGCGATGACAATAAAAAATCCAGAAACAGATATACTTACAATAACTGAAAACGGTTATGGAAAAAGAACAAGACTTGATGAATATCCGCAATATAATAGAGGAGGAAAAGGTCTAAAAAATATGAAGTGTACTGAAAAAACAGGAAATATAGTTTCTGTTTTAGAAGTTTCTGAAGATGAAGAATTAATCTGTATAACATCGAATGGAGTTGTTATAAGAATATCAATAGATGGAATTTCTCGTTTTGGAAGAGTATCGCAAGGTGTTAGAATAATGAGAGTATCAGATGAAGAAAAAGTTGCATCTATAACAAAAATAAAAAAAGAAGAAGAAACTTTAGAGGAATAA
- a CDS encoding YfcE family phosphodiesterase → MKKILVLSDSHGQFEKILKIYEKEKPDILIYVGDGIGDIEELSYIYQGEFYIVNGNCDFFEKNYGVSKIIEIENFRFLITHGHVYRVKSGLEKLKEEAKKLEVQVAVFGHTHKELLEKFDDFYLFNPGASQDGKYGLIFIENSNINFYHKKI, encoded by the coding sequence ATGAAAAAAATTTTAGTCTTGTCTGACAGTCATGGACAATTTGAAAAAATATTAAAAATATATGAAAAAGAAAAACCAGATATACTTATATATGTGGGAGATGGAATAGGTGATATAGAAGAATTATCCTATATATATCAAGGTGAATTTTATATTGTCAATGGAAACTGTGACTTTTTTGAAAAAAATTATGGGGTTTCAAAAATTATTGAAATAGAAAATTTCAGATTCCTAATAACACATGGGCATGTATATAGAGTAAAAAGTGGTTTAGAGAAGTTAAAAGAGGAAGCAAAAAAATTAGAGGTTCAAGTTGCTGTTTTTGGTCACACACATAAAGAGCTTTTAGAAAAATTTGATGATTTTTATCTATTTAATCCAGGGGCAAGTCAAGATGGAAAATATGGTTTGATTTTTATAGAAAATTCTAATATAAACTTCTATCATAAGAAAATTTAG
- the pheS gene encoding phenylalanine--tRNA ligase subunit alpha, which yields MKEEILKIKESIEKAIKENDSLQALEDLRVSYMGKKGIFTELSKKMKELTNEERPKVGQIINETKSFIIDLIDKKNIELKERELNKKLSSEVVDISLPGVRCQGGTIHPVNETMNFIKNIFVKMGFDVVDGPEIEKVEYNFDALNILKSHPSRDLTDTFYINDSVLLRTQTSPVQIRYMLEHKAPLRMICPGKVYRPDYDISHTPMFHQMEGLVIGKDISFADLKGILTYFVKEVFGERKVRFRPHFFPFTEPSAEMDVECNICHGEGCRLCKESGWLEIMGCGMVDPEVLKYVGFDPGEVSGFAFGLGIERITMLRHGIGDLRAFFENDVRFLKQFK from the coding sequence ATGAAAGAAGAAATTCTAAAAATTAAGGAAAGTATAGAAAAAGCAATAAAAGAAAATGATTCCCTACAAGCTCTTGAAGATTTAAGAGTTAGTTATATGGGGAAAAAAGGAATATTTACAGAACTTTCAAAAAAAATGAAAGAGCTTACGAATGAGGAAAGACCTAAAGTAGGGCAAATAATAAATGAAACAAAAAGCTTTATAATAGATTTAATTGATAAGAAAAATATAGAGCTAAAAGAAAGGGAATTGAATAAAAAGTTGTCATCAGAAGTTGTTGATATAAGTTTACCAGGAGTGAGGTGTCAAGGAGGAACTATACATCCAGTAAATGAAACAATGAATTTTATAAAAAATATATTTGTAAAAATGGGTTTTGATGTTGTTGATGGACCGGAGATTGAAAAAGTTGAATATAATTTCGATGCTTTAAATATTCTAAAATCTCATCCTTCGAGAGATTTAACAGATACATTTTATATAAATGATTCGGTTCTTTTAAGAACACAAACTTCTCCTGTACAAATAAGATATATGCTTGAACATAAAGCACCTCTTAGAATGATATGTCCAGGAAAAGTTTACAGACCTGACTACGATATCTCTCATACTCCTATGTTTCATCAAATGGAAGGTTTAGTTATAGGAAAAGATATTTCATTTGCAGACTTAAAAGGAATCTTGACATATTTTGTAAAAGAAGTTTTTGGTGAGAGAAAAGTGAGATTTAGGCCACATTTCTTTCCATTTACAGAGCCAAGTGCCGAAATGGACGTAGAATGTAATATTTGTCATGGTGAAGGATGCAGACTTTGTAAAGAAAGCGGATGGCTGGAAATAATGGGCTGTGGTATGGTAGATCCTGAAGTTTTAAAATATGTTGGTTTTGATCCAGGAGAAGTTAGTGGTTTTGCTTTTGGCTTGGGAATAGAGCGTATAACAATGTTAAGACATGGAATTGGAGATTTAAGAGCATTTTTTGAAAATGATGTGAGATTTTTAAAACAATTCAAATAA
- the pheT gene encoding phenylalanine--tRNA ligase subunit beta has product MLISLNWLKQYVDIKENIEELANALTMIGQEVEAIEIQGKYLDKVVIGQIVEFERHPNADKLTLLKVDIGEEENLQIICGATNHKLNDKVVVAKIGAILPGDFKIKKNKIRDIESYGMLCSEVELDLGEDKSGIIILPEDAPIGKEYREYLNLNDVIFELEITPNRPDCLSHIGIAREIAAYYGRKVKYPSIDLRESIESVNTLIKVNIEDKDRCKRYMGRIIKNVEIKDSPDWLKDRIRSMGLKPINNVVDITNFVMFEYNQPMHAFDFDKLQGNINVRAAKAREQITTLDGIERELKNNELVIADDVKAIAIAGIIGGKATQIESETKNIFLEVAYFTPENIRKTSRELGIFTDSSYRNERGLDIENLDVVINRATALIVEVAGGEVLSEEIDRYIEKPTKIEIPLNLEKLNKFIGKELSYDEVGKILINLDITIKSLAEDNMILVPPSYRQDLQRPADMYEEIIRMYGFENIEPRIPEASIESGKENINFTISNLIRDILKESGLNEVINYSFIPKETKELFNFTDDLIELKNPLSEDMAIMRPTLMYSLISNIKDNLNRNQNDLKIFEVAKTFSDFCDEDLAKEELKVAIAICGKAEKTLWYQPKEAYNFFNLKGYVENLFEKIGITKYSLERSNDNNFHPGVSADLKIGIDLLGTFGEIHPLLIEKIGIKREKVYYAEFNLSKMLKYMKIKVNYESISKYPEVLRDLAVTLDKDILVGEMTKDIKKKISLVEKIDIFDVYSGDKIESGKKSVAMSIVLRDKYKTLSEEEIEKTMKDILRLIKEKYNGEIRQ; this is encoded by the coding sequence ATGTTAATATCGTTAAATTGGCTAAAACAATATGTAGATATAAAAGAAAATATAGAAGAATTAGCTAATGCTCTTACTATGATAGGGCAAGAAGTAGAAGCTATAGAGATTCAAGGAAAATATTTAGATAAAGTAGTTATAGGACAGATAGTAGAATTTGAAAGACATCCGAATGCTGATAAGTTGACCTTATTAAAAGTAGATATTGGAGAAGAGGAAAATTTACAAATAATATGTGGGGCAACTAATCATAAGTTAAATGATAAAGTGGTCGTGGCAAAGATAGGGGCAATACTACCTGGAGATTTCAAAATTAAAAAAAATAAAATAAGGGATATAGAATCTTATGGAATGTTATGCTCAGAGGTAGAGTTAGATTTAGGTGAAGATAAAAGTGGAATTATAATACTTCCAGAAGACGCACCTATAGGTAAAGAATATAGGGAATACTTAAATTTGAATGATGTTATTTTTGAGTTGGAAATAACACCTAACAGACCAGATTGTTTGTCACATATAGGTATTGCTAGAGAAATTGCTGCCTATTATGGAAGAAAAGTTAAATATCCTAGTATAGATTTGAGAGAATCAATAGAATCTGTAAATACTTTAATAAAAGTAAATATAGAAGATAAAGATAGATGTAAGAGATATATGGGCAGAATAATAAAAAATGTTGAGATTAAGGATTCTCCTGATTGGTTAAAAGATAGAATAAGAAGTATGGGCTTGAAACCAATAAATAATGTAGTAGATATAACAAATTTTGTCATGTTTGAGTATAATCAACCAATGCATGCTTTTGATTTTGATAAATTGCAAGGAAATATAAATGTTAGAGCTGCAAAAGCAAGAGAACAAATAACAACTTTAGATGGTATTGAAAGGGAATTAAAAAATAATGAGTTAGTAATAGCGGATGATGTAAAAGCAATTGCTATAGCTGGTATTATTGGTGGAAAAGCGACTCAAATAGAATCAGAAACAAAGAATATATTTTTGGAAGTAGCATATTTTACACCAGAAAATATTAGAAAAACATCAAGAGAATTAGGAATTTTTACAGATTCTTCCTATAGAAATGAAAGAGGTCTGGATATTGAAAACTTAGATGTTGTTATAAATAGGGCTACTGCTTTAATTGTAGAAGTTGCAGGAGGGGAAGTTTTATCAGAAGAAATTGACAGATATATTGAAAAACCAACAAAAATAGAAATACCATTAAATCTTGAAAAATTAAATAAGTTTATAGGAAAAGAATTAAGTTATGATGAGGTAGGAAAGATATTAATAAATTTAGATATAACTATAAAATCATTAGCAGAAGATAATATGATTTTAGTTCCACCTAGTTATAGGCAAGATCTGCAAAGACCAGCAGATATGTACGAAGAAATAATAAGAATGTATGGCTTTGAAAATATAGAACCAAGAATTCCGGAAGCAAGTATAGAATCTGGGAAAGAAAATATTAATTTTACTATATCTAATTTAATAAGAGATATTCTAAAAGAATCTGGTTTAAATGAAGTTATAAATTACAGTTTTATTCCTAAAGAAACAAAGGAATTATTTAATTTCACTGATGATTTAATCGAACTTAAGAATCCTTTGAGTGAAGATATGGCAATAATGCGACCAACTCTTATGTACAGTTTAATAAGTAACATAAAAGATAATTTAAATAGAAATCAAAATGACTTAAAGATTTTTGAAGTAGCAAAAACTTTTAGTGACTTCTGTGATGAGGATTTAGCAAAAGAAGAATTAAAAGTTGCCATAGCCATCTGTGGAAAAGCAGAGAAAACTTTATGGTATCAGCCAAAAGAAGCATATAATTTTTTTAATTTAAAAGGATATGTAGAGAATCTTTTTGAAAAAATTGGAATAACTAAATATAGTTTAGAAAGATCAAACGACAATAATTTCCATCCAGGGGTTAGTGCTGATTTAAAAATTGGGATAGATTTACTTGGAACATTTGGAGAAATACATCCGTTATTAATAGAAAAAATAGGAATAAAGAGGGAAAAAGTATATTATGCAGAATTTAACTTATCTAAGATGTTAAAATATATGAAGATAAAAGTTAACTATGAAAGCATAAGTAAATATCCTGAAGTTTTAAGAGATTTAGCTGTAACTTTAGATAAAGATATCTTGGTTGGAGAAATGACTAAAGATATAAAGAAAAAAATAAGTTTGGTTGAGAAAATAGATATTTTTGATGTGTATTCTGGAGATAAAATTGAAAGTGGTAAGAAATCTGTTGCTATGAGCATAGTATTAAGAGATAAGTATAAAACACTTTCTGAAGAAGAAATAGAGAAGACAATGAAAGATATTTTAAGATTAATAAAAGAAAAATATAATGGAGAAATAAGACAGTAA
- a CDS encoding DUF3798 domain-containing protein, translating into MKFRKLLVGIIAMSSLFMACGKKEAPVDAQPVEKTEQATTQNYHIGVITTTVSQSEDNFRGAEAVIAEYGLSKDGGKITHVTIPDNFMQEQETTISQMVSLADDPDMKAIFTAEGVPGTYAAFKAIKEKRPDIKLIVNNPHEDPEMVAQIADLEINPDFFSRGYLMVKAAKDLGATKFMHISFPRHLGYETIARRRTIMKATAEDLGMEYIEMSAPDPLSDVGVPGAQQFILEQVPNWLAKYGKDVAFFATNDAQTEPLLKQIAAHGGYFIEADLPSPTMGYPGALGIEFNEEEKGNWPKILEKVEAEVIKAGGSGRMGTWAYSYGFASVQAGVDLAMKAVEKGIALNDLNEVLDSYKKYTPGASWNGTVYVDGSGVEKDNIFMLFQDTYIFGKGYLNMDKVEVPEKYLKLKN; encoded by the coding sequence ATGAAATTCAGAAAATTATTAGTTGGTATAATAGCCATGTCTTCTTTATTTATGGCTTGTGGCAAAAAAGAAGCGCCAGTTGATGCACAGCCTGTTGAAAAAACTGAGCAAGCAACAACACAAAATTATCATATAGGAGTTATTACTACTACAGTTTCTCAATCAGAAGATAATTTCCGTGGAGCAGAAGCAGTTATTGCTGAATATGGTTTATCAAAAGATGGAGGAAAGATAACTCATGTGACAATTCCTGACAATTTTATGCAAGAACAAGAAACAACAATTTCTCAAATGGTTTCTTTAGCAGATGATCCTGATATGAAAGCAATTTTTACAGCAGAAGGGGTTCCTGGAACTTATGCTGCTTTTAAAGCAATAAAAGAAAAAAGACCGGATATAAAATTAATTGTTAATAATCCACATGAAGATCCAGAAATGGTCGCACAAATTGCAGACTTGGAAATAAATCCTGACTTCTTCTCAAGAGGTTATTTAATGGTTAAAGCAGCAAAAGATTTAGGTGCTACTAAATTTATGCATATTTCTTTCCCTAGACATTTAGGTTATGAAACTATAGCAAGAAGAAGAACAATAATGAAAGCTACTGCAGAAGATTTAGGAATGGAATATATTGAAATGTCTGCTCCAGATCCATTGAGTGATGTTGGCGTTCCAGGAGCACAACAATTTATTTTAGAACAAGTTCCTAACTGGTTAGCAAAATATGGAAAAGATGTTGCTTTCTTTGCAACTAATGATGCTCAAACAGAACCTCTATTGAAACAAATAGCAGCACATGGAGGATATTTCATAGAAGCTGACTTACCTTCTCCGACAATGGGATATCCAGGGGCATTGGGTATTGAATTTAATGAAGAAGAAAAAGGAAATTGGCCAAAAATATTGGAAAAGGTTGAAGCAGAAGTTATCAAAGCTGGTGGATCAGGAAGAATGGGGACTTGGGCTTATTCTTATGGTTTTGCATCAGTTCAAGCAGGTGTTGATTTAGCTATGAAAGCTGTTGAAAAAGGAATAGCATTAAATGATTTAAATGAAGTATTAGATTCATATAAAAAATATACTCCAGGTGCTAGCTGGAATGGAACAGTATATGTAGACGGAAGTGGAGTAGAAAAGGATAATATATTTATGTTATTCCAAGATACATATATTTTTGGAAAAGGATATTTAAATATGGATAAAGTAGAAGTTCCTGAAAAATACCTTAAACTAAAAAACTAG